GGCGATCGCGCTCGGCCTGACCGAGTACGACTGGCGGGCCATCCACCATTCCCGGATCTCCTTCGAGCGGGTCCAGGAGATCACCGGCATGCTGCTGTCGGCCACGCACGACGAGCGCGCGGCGATTCCCGTGATGCATCCCGGACGGGTCGACGTGATCGCGGCGGGCGCGCTGATCCTGCTCACGATCATGAAAAGGACCGGCGCGGAGGAGGTCGTCGTGAGCGAACACGACATCCTCGACGGCATCGCGTGGTCGCTCGCCTGAGCGGGTGACCGGGCCCGGGGCCGGACGTCCGGGCCCCCCTTTACGGAGGTCTTACGGGGCTTCTGCAGCCCCTCTCGCGGCCACCCCGGAACGAAGTTCGTGAAGTTCTTCACAAGAGAAACCGCCGAGTTGGGCGCACATCACTCTCCGGGGAGACCCGACCCCCTCCCGACCCCCCTGTACGGGCGGTCAACGGGCCGTTCCGGCGGCATTGCGGGGGTGTGAACCACCCACCGGTCGGTCACTCGGAAACATCCCAAGGGCCAGCTCAGAAGGGGTGCGGGACGTCCCGCGAGACCGTGTGGGTCCGCTTCGGGCGGATGATGTCGATCATGAGGGTCGCGCAGTGTAGCAGAGATGGGGAAGGTGCTTGTGAAGGGGCTCACGAGCACCCCCTCCCAGGCAGGTGGATACTCGATGGCATGAGCACCACGGAGCGTCCCAGGATCCTTGTTGTAGGCGGAGGGTACGTAGGCCTGTACGCGGCTCGTCGCATTCTGAAGAAGATGCGCTACGGGGAGGCGACGGTCACGGTTGTCGACCCCCGCTCGTACATGACGTACCAGCCCTTCCTCCCCGAAGCCGCCGCCGGAAACATCTCGCCCCGGCACGTCGTCGTACCGCTGCGCCGCGTGCTGCCCAAGGCCGAGGTGCTCACCGGCCGGGTCACCACCATTGACCAGGACCGCAAGGTCGCCACCGTCTCGCCGCTCGTCGGTGAGGCCTACGAGCTTCCCTTCGACTATCTGATCGTCGCGCTCGGCGCCGTCTCCCGTACCTTCCCGATCCCCGGCCTCGCCGAGCAGGGCATCGGTATGAAGGGCATCGAGGAGGCGATCGGTCTCCGTAACCACGTGCTCGAACAGCTCGACAAGGCCGACTCCACGACCGACGAGGAAGTCCGCCGCAAGGCGCTGACCTTCGTCTTCGTCGGCGGTGGCTTCGCCGGCGCCGAGACCGTCGGTGAGGTCGAGGACCTGGCGCGCGACGCCGCGAAGTACTACACGAGCGTCAAGCGCGAGGACATGCGCTTCCTGCTGGTCGACGTCGCCGACAAGATCCTTCCCGAGGTCGGCCCGAAGCTGGGCAAGTGGGGCAAGGAGCACCTGGAGAGCCGGGGCGTCGAGATCTACCTCAAGACCGGTATGGACTCCTGCGTCGACGGCCACGTCGTGCTCGGCAACGGCCTTGAGGTCGACTCCAACACCATCGTGTGGACCGCCGGCGTCAAGCCCAACCCGGCGCTCGCCCGCTACGGTCTGCCGCTCGGCCCGCGCGGTCATGTCGACACCGACGCCAAGCTCCAGGTGCGGGGCACCAACCACATCTGGGCCGCCGGCGACAACGCCCAGGTCCCGGACCTGGCCGCCCGCCGGGCCGGTGTCGAGAACGCCTGGTGCCCGCCCAACGCCCAGCACGCGCTGCGTCAGTCGAAGGTCCTCGGCGACAACGTGATCTCCGGCCTGCGGGGCTTCCCGCAGAAGGAGTACAGCCACGCCAACAAGGGCGCGGTCGCCGGTCTCGGCATGCACAAGGGCGTCGCGATGGTCGTCATCGGCAAGATGAAGATCAAGTTCCGTGGCCGGCTGGCCTGGTACATGCACCGTGGTTACCACGGCATGGCGATGCCGACCTGGAACCGTAAGATCCGCGTCTTCGCCGACTGGACGCTCTCGGCGTTCCTCAAGCGCGAGGTGGTCTCCCTCGGTGCGATGGAGACGCCGCGCGAGGAGTTCTACGAGGCGGCCAAGCCCGCCCCGACGCGTCAGGCCGTCGCCCCGAAGCCGGAGTCCGGCCCGGAGCGTGCGCCGGGCTCGACCCCGGAGCCGGGGGCCACGAAGGCCAAGGCCGGCACCAGCGCCAAGGCCTCCTGACGACCGTGCGCCGGGGCGCGTAGCCGCCCGTAACGAGCCGAAAGGGCCGCCCGCCATCCGTGGTGCGGGCGGCCCTTTCGTGTGCGCCCGGCGTCGAAGGTGGGTACGACAAGGCACGCAAGGGTGCGCACCGGCAGATTTAGTCACAAAGTACATGGCAGGTGCAGCTATTTTTGCCCGCCCATTGCGTGCTGTCGGGACTGCAACTCCCTCCCGGCGGTGTTTACGTATCTGTTGAGCATTTCTGGGATCCACCATCACGGAGGTGTGTGCCATGGCAGACGCCGCACTGCGGCTGACCACTCTTGCCGAGGAACTTCTGGGAGCCCCGCTCCCCGTACGTATCCGCGCCTGGGACGGCAGCGAGTCGGGTCCGCCCGGCGCGCCGACCCTCGTCGTCCGGCACCGCCGGGCCCTGCGCCGACTGCTCTGGAAGCCGGGCGAGCTGGGCCTCGCCCGCGCCTGGGTGGCCGGTGAGATCGACGTCGACGGCGATCTGTACGCCGTCCTCGACCGGATCGCCGGGCTCCTCTGGGAGCGCGGCGCCGAGGCCAAGGACGCGGTGCACCCGCTGCGCGACCCGCGGATGCGCGCAGCGGGCAAGCGCCTGCTGGAGATCGCCGGCCCCTGGCCGCCGCCCCCGCCGCCGCTCGAGGAGGTACGGCGCAGAAGCGGCGCGCTGCACACCAAGCGCCGGGACAGGGCCGCGATCAGCCACCACTACGACGTGGGCAACGACTTCTACGAGCTGGTCCTCGGACCGTCCATGGTCTACTCCTGCGCGTACTTCGCGCAGCCGGACTCCCCGCTGGAGGACGCGCAGCGCGACAAGGTCGACCTCGTCTGCCGCAAGCTCGGGCTCAAGAAGGGCGAGCGGCTGCTCGACGTCGGCTGCGGCTGGGGATCGATGGCCATCCACGCGGCGCGCGAGTACGGCGCCCAGGTCACCGGCGTCACGCTCTCCCGCGAGCAGGCCGCGTTCGCGCGCAAGCGCATCGCGGGCGAAGGCCTCACCGACCGGATCGAGATCCGGGTCCAGGACTACCGGGACGTCAGGGACGGCCCGTACGACGCCATCTCGTCGATCGGCATGGCCGAGCACGTCGGGTCGGTGCGTTTCCGTGAGTACGCCGACGACCTCTACGCCCTCCTCAAGCCGGGCGGGCGGCTGCTCAACCACCAGATCGGACGCCGTCCCGAGAAGGACGAATCCACGTACCGGATCGACGACTTCATCGACGCGTACGTCTTCCCCGACGGTGAACTGGCCCCGCTCTCCCGCACCGTGGGCACGCTGGAGGAGGCGGGCTTCGAGGCCAGGGACGTCGAATCCCTGCGCGAGCACTACGCGCTGACGCTCCGTCAGTGGGTGCGGAACCTGGAGCGGCACTGGCCCGAGGCGGTACGGGCCACCTCACCCGGCCGTGCCCGCGTCTGGCGCCTCTACATGGCCGCGTCGGCGCTGTCGTTCGAGCACAACAGGATCGGCGTCAACCAGATCCTGGCGGTGAAGCCCGCCGGGTCGGGCGCATCGGGTCTCGCGCTGCGTACCCGCGACTGGCGCTGACACGAGTCAGGGCGCAGTCGCGGCGGAACGCTCCCCGCGCGCCAGGGCGGGCCCCAGGGCCGCCGGGCGCGCTTCAGCCGTGTCCGTACGGCGAAGGGCCCCGCACACCCAGGGGGGTGCGGGGCCCTTGAGCCAGGTGCGCCGGAGGCGCCCGGACTCACTCCGTCTTGATCGCCGTCAGCATGTTGAGCTTCGCCGCGCTGCGCGCCGGCCAGAGCGCCGCCAGCACACCCACCAGGCCCGCGAGCACCAGGAAGATCCCGATCCGCTCCCACGGCAGGACCAGCGCGTAACCCGGGATCGACGAGCGGATCGTCTCGCCGATCGCCCAGGCCAGGAACGTACCGAGCCCGACACCGATCACCGCGCCGAAGACCGAGATCACCACGGCCTCCAGCCGGATCATGCGCTTGACCCTGCGGCGGTCCAGGCCGATCGCCCGCAGCATGCCGATCTCCTGCTGACGCTCGAAGACGGACATCGCGAGGGTGTTGACGACACCGAGCACCGCGATGATCAGGGCCATGGCCAGCAGCCCGTACATGATGTTCAGCGCGGTGTTGATCATGCCGCCGAACATGTTCCTGATGTCCTGACGGTCGTTGACGCTGATCGCCGGGTTGTCGCCCAGCGCGTCCACCAGGGCCTGTTCGTTGGCCTCGGACATGCCGCCGTCCATCGTCACGTACACCTCGGGCGTGTGCGGCCTCACCTCGTGCGGCCCGAGCAGATCCGTGGAGATCAGGACCGGGGAGGTGAACTCGTTCTGCTCGTAGGTCGCGCCGATCTTCAGCCGCGCCTTCTTGTCGTCCTGGTACTCCACCGTGACGGTGTCGCCGGTCTTCCAGCCGCGCGACTTCGCGGTCTTCGAGTCCACCGCGATCGCGTCACCGCTCAGCGTGTCCAGCGAACCCGTCTCCGTCTTCAGGGCGAGGACCTTCGTGATGTCGCCGGGCGTGACACCCGATGCCGAGGTGTCCTTGTCGTCGATCAACAGGTAGGAGGCACGCTGCGGGGAGACCGCGCTGACGCCCGGCGCCTTCTCCAGCGCCGTGACCGCCGACTCGTCGAGACCGCGGCCGCTGGCCATCGTGACCATGTAGTCGGCCTTGATGTTGTCCGTGGTCATCTTGTCGATGGCCTGGCCGAGCGTGACGCCGACGGTGGTGAGGCCGGTGACCAGGGTGAGGCCGATGGCGAGCGCGGACGCGGTGGCGCCCGTACGGCGCGGGTTGCGCACCGAGTTCAGCCCGGCCAGCTTGCCCGCGACGCCGAACAGCCCCTTCAGCAGCGGCTGTACGAGCGCGATGACCGGGCGCGACAGCAGCGGGATCAGCACGATGATCCCGACGAGCGCGAAGAAGGCACCGGCGCCGATGAGCAGCTTGCCGTCCTTCCCGACCCCTGCGCCGGCGATGATGCCCGCCGCGCCGATGAGGGTGAGCACGGCGCCGATGGAGTTGCGCAGGACCAGCGACTTCATGGTGGCCACGGCGTGCACGCTGCTCATGGCGGCGACCGGCGGGATCTTCGCGGCGCGGCGGGACGGCAGCCAGGCGGCGATCAGGGTGATCACCACGCCGACACCGAAGGCCGCGGCGACGGCGACCGGGCTGATCACCAGCGGTCCCGCGGGCACCTTCGCGCCGAACGAGCCCATGGCGGAACGCAGTCCGACGGCGAGACCGATACCCAGGACGAAGCCGATCGCGGAGGCGACGACGCCCACGACCAGCGCCTCGGCCATCACCGAGCGCTTGACCTGGCGGCGCGAGGCACCGACGGCGCGCAGCAGCGCCAGCTCCTTGGTGCGCTGGGCGACCAGCATGGTGAAGGTGTTGGAGATCAGGAAGATCCCGACGAAGAGCGCGATGGCCGCGAACGCGAGCAGCATCTGGTTGATGCCGCTGAGCTGGCTCTCGATCTGCTCCGCCTGCTCGTCGGCGAGTTGCGCGCCGGTCTGGGCGTCGGCGTCCTCGGGCAGCATCGGCTCGACCTTGCCGAGGATCTCCTTCTCGGAGGCGCCGGGCGATGCGGTGACGGTCGCGTCCCGGAAGAAGCCCGGCTCCAGGTACAGCTTCTGCGCGACGGCGGTCTCGAACAGCACCAGGCTGCCGCCCGCGTTGACGGCGCCGTCCTCGGTGGTGAAGACACCGGAGAGGGTGTACTCCTTCACCGGCCCGCTGGTGGCGACCCGTACGCGGTCGCCGACCTTGTACTCACCCCTGGACGCGGTGGACTTGTCGAGCGCGATCTGGGCGGCCTCGGTGGGGCCCGCGCCGTCGGTGAAGTCGTACGCGGCGTCCTTGCCGTTCCCGGCGGGGGAGAAGTTGGTGCCGGTGTTGGACCAGCCGTTGCCGATGAGCTTGCCGTCCGGGTCGGCCACGCCGGCGAAGCCGTCGACCCGGCCGGTGACGGTCTCCACGCCGTCGATGGCGGCGATCCGGTCGAGGGTCTTCGGGCTGAGTCCGGGCTCCGGCTTCTTCCCGTCGGGTCCGGACTCGCCGGACTCGTAGGTGGAGACGGCGACGGCCACGTCCTTGTAGCTCTTGGCCGACTGTTTGTTGAAGGCGTTGCCGAGGGTGTCGGTGAAGACCAGGGTGCCGGAGACGAAGGCCACGCCGAGCATCACGGCGAGCACGGTCATCAGCAGCCGGGCCTTGTGCGCGAGCACGGTGCGCAGGGCGGTACGGAACATGGTGGGAGTCCAGACGAAGTGGGCAGGGCGAGGGGACGGCGCGACCGGAGGCGTCGCGGGGACGGACCGGGGCCGGAGGGCGGCGGGGCGGGACGACGTGCCGGGAGGTGCCGGCCGGGCGGGAGAGGAGGGCGTCAGGGGCGCAGGGCGGCGGAGGTCAGCTCCGGCGGCCCTTGGCGTCGAAGGCCTTCATCCGGTCGAGCACACCGTCGGCGGAGGGGTGCGGCATCTCGTCGACGATCCGGCCGTCCGCGAGGAAGATCACCCGGTCGGAGTAGGAGGCGGCCACCGGGTCGTGCGTGACCATGACGACCGTCTGGCCCAGCTCCCGTACGGAGTTGCGCATGAAGCCCAGCACCTCGGCGCCGGCCCGGGAGTCGAGGTTTCCGGTCGGCTCGTCACCGAAGATGATCTCGGGGCGGGAGGCCAGGGCACGTGCCACGGCCACCCGCTGCTGCTGGCCGCCGGAGAGCGCGGTGGGACGGTGGTGGAGCCGGTCCTTGAGACCGATCATCGAGATCACGTTGTCGAGCCACTGCTTGTCGGGCTTACGGCCCGCGATGTCCATGGGAAGCGTGATGTTCTCCAGGGCCGTCAGTGTCGGCAGCAGGTTGAACGCCTGGAAGATGAAGCCGATCTTGTCGCGGCGGAGCTGGGTGAGCTGCTTGTCCTTGAGGCTGCCCAGCTCGGTGTCGCCGATGCGCACCGAGCCGCTGGTGAAGCTGTCCAGCCCGGCCACGCAGTGCATCAGGGTCGACTTGCCGGACCCGGACGGGCCCATGATCGCGGTGAACTCGCCCTTCCGGAAGTCGACGGTCACCTGGTCGAGGGCGACCACCTGTGTCTCGCCATGCCCGTAGACCTTGGACAAGTCGGAGGCGTGAGCGGCCACGGCGCTGGCGCGGTGGAGGAGAGGCATGGTCGTCACGGGCGGGGCTCCTAGCGGGGAGTGTCTGGCGGATTGACTTCATCCTCTCCGCCGTGAGGGATCAGGTCGTCACCCCGCATGCCCGTTCCTGGGGCCATCTCGGGTCGGACCGGAAGGCCGCTCCGTCCTCCTCCGGTATGACGTCGACCCTGACTCAGGTACACCCGTCACCGTCCGGTCATACCTTCGACGCCTGTGTGCAATCCGTGTGCGGGGAGTGGCGAATAGTAGACAGAGAGCGGCGACTTTCCGTCATATCGCAAGGTCCGTATCAAGACCTTCGTCCTGCTTCCGGCATGTGCCGATGGCGTGTTACCAGGGCTGACACTCCCTCAGGTGCCAATAAAATCAGACAAGATCGGCTGAGTACTCGGCCGTCCGAGGGGTCCTCCCGGATAGGCTCGTGAGCCAACGCGGAGCCGCGTACGCCCGGATGGTGGAATGCAGACACGGCGAGCTTAAACCTCGCTGCCCCAATTGGGGCGTACCGGTTCAAGTCCGGTTCCGGGCACACACTCTGAAAGTGTGCTGACCTGCGAAGATCGATTTACCTCCAGCTTTTTGCCTCTGAGGCACATTATTGCTGAAACGTGCCTGCGGATCACCCCCGGCGGCCAACTTGTAGAAGAAATAGCGTTCTTGACGAATAGTCAGCTCAGAAACGCGGTGAATCCGCAGCTCAGAGCCCGTGATCATCTTGTCGAGTGCGCGTCAATCACCAGATTCGGGGTCGCCGGGACGGTGTCGCCGAAGGGTCCGCGCGACGCCGTCGTCGGAGCCCCCGGACGGTCGAGGAACCGCCAGTGGGCGGCGGCCCGGGGCGCCCTGGCGGCCAGGGGCCGGAACCCGTCGCGTCACGATCGAGGAAAGATCCTCCCTGGGCACTAGGGTGTTCCTTTTGCTCCCCCATTACTCTTGTGCCAAGGCCGCGCACGGTGGCCGCCATGGAGGAGTGAGATGAGGAGCAGCAACCCGGTCTTCTCGCGACGGGGCTTCAGTCGCGACAACGGCCAAGCGGGCTTCAACGCGGCGCCGCAGGCCGGGGGCCCCGTCGTAGGCACGCAGAACCCGTACGCGACCAACCCGTACGCCGCCAACCCCTACGCCCCGCAGACGGACGGTCAGTACGGCGGCCCCCAGGCCCCCGCCCGCGCCGGGGTCATGACGATCGACGACGTGGTGACGCGCACCGCGTCCACGCTCGGCACGGTCGTCCTCACGGCCGTCCTGGCCTGGGTCCTGCTCCCGGTCGACGAGAGCAACCTCGGCAAGTCGTACGGCATCGCCATCGGCGCGGCCCTCGTGGCCCTGGTGCTCGCGCTGGTCCAGTCGTTCAAGCGCACGCCGGTTCCCGCGCTGATCCTGGGTTACGCCGCGTTCGAGGGCGTCTTCCTCGGCGTGATCAGCAGCACGGTGAGCACGTACCTCTCGCCGGGCGTCGTCGTCCAGGCCGTGATGGGCACGATGGCGGTCTTCGCCGGTGTGCTGTTCGCGTACAAGATGCGCTGGATCCGCGTCACGCGCCGCTTCTACGGCTTCGTGATGGCCGCCGCGATGGGCTTCGTGCTCCTCATGGTCGCCAACCTGCTGTTCAGTGTCTTCGGCGGCGGTGACGGCCTCGGCTTCCGCAGCGGCGGCCTCGGCATCCTCTTCGGTGTCATCGGCATCATCCTCGGCGCGTGCTTCCTGGCGCTCGACTTCAAGCAGGTCGAGGACGGCGTCACGTACGGCGCGCCGCGCGAGGAGTCCTGGATGGCGGCCTTCGGCCTCACCATGACGCTGGTCTGGATCTAC
The nucleotide sequence above comes from Streptomyces sp. NBC_01716. Encoded proteins:
- a CDS encoding Bax inhibitor-1/YccA family protein — translated: MRSSNPVFSRRGFSRDNGQAGFNAAPQAGGPVVGTQNPYATNPYAANPYAPQTDGQYGGPQAPARAGVMTIDDVVTRTASTLGTVVLTAVLAWVLLPVDESNLGKSYGIAIGAALVALVLALVQSFKRTPVPALILGYAAFEGVFLGVISSTVSTYLSPGVVVQAVMGTMAVFAGVLFAYKMRWIRVTRRFYGFVMAAAMGFVLLMVANLLFSVFGGGDGLGFRSGGLGILFGVIGIILGACFLALDFKQVEDGVTYGAPREESWMAAFGLTMTLVWIYLEMLRLFSILSGND
- a CDS encoding NAD(P)/FAD-dependent oxidoreductase, which gives rise to MSTTERPRILVVGGGYVGLYAARRILKKMRYGEATVTVVDPRSYMTYQPFLPEAAAGNISPRHVVVPLRRVLPKAEVLTGRVTTIDQDRKVATVSPLVGEAYELPFDYLIVALGAVSRTFPIPGLAEQGIGMKGIEEAIGLRNHVLEQLDKADSTTDEEVRRKALTFVFVGGGFAGAETVGEVEDLARDAAKYYTSVKREDMRFLLVDVADKILPEVGPKLGKWGKEHLESRGVEIYLKTGMDSCVDGHVVLGNGLEVDSNTIVWTAGVKPNPALARYGLPLGPRGHVDTDAKLQVRGTNHIWAAGDNAQVPDLAARRAGVENAWCPPNAQHALRQSKVLGDNVISGLRGFPQKEYSHANKGAVAGLGMHKGVAMVVIGKMKIKFRGRLAWYMHRGYHGMAMPTWNRKIRVFADWTLSAFLKREVVSLGAMETPREEFYEAAKPAPTRQAVAPKPESGPERAPGSTPEPGATKAKAGTSAKAS
- a CDS encoding ABC transporter ATP-binding protein; the protein is MPLLHRASAVAAHASDLSKVYGHGETQVVALDQVTVDFRKGEFTAIMGPSGSGKSTLMHCVAGLDSFTSGSVRIGDTELGSLKDKQLTQLRRDKIGFIFQAFNLLPTLTALENITLPMDIAGRKPDKQWLDNVISMIGLKDRLHHRPTALSGGQQQRVAVARALASRPEIIFGDEPTGNLDSRAGAEVLGFMRNSVRELGQTVVMVTHDPVAASYSDRVIFLADGRIVDEMPHPSADGVLDRMKAFDAKGRRS
- a CDS encoding cyclopropane-fatty-acyl-phospholipid synthase family protein — translated: MADAALRLTTLAEELLGAPLPVRIRAWDGSESGPPGAPTLVVRHRRALRRLLWKPGELGLARAWVAGEIDVDGDLYAVLDRIAGLLWERGAEAKDAVHPLRDPRMRAAGKRLLEIAGPWPPPPPPLEEVRRRSGALHTKRRDRAAISHHYDVGNDFYELVLGPSMVYSCAYFAQPDSPLEDAQRDKVDLVCRKLGLKKGERLLDVGCGWGSMAIHAAREYGAQVTGVTLSREQAAFARKRIAGEGLTDRIEIRVQDYRDVRDGPYDAISSIGMAEHVGSVRFREYADDLYALLKPGGRLLNHQIGRRPEKDESTYRIDDFIDAYVFPDGELAPLSRTVGTLEEAGFEARDVESLREHYALTLRQWVRNLERHWPEAVRATSPGRARVWRLYMAASALSFEHNRIGVNQILAVKPAGSGASGLALRTRDWR
- a CDS encoding ABC transporter permease, with the translated sequence MFRTALRTVLAHKARLLMTVLAVMLGVAFVSGTLVFTDTLGNAFNKQSAKSYKDVAVAVSTYESGESGPDGKKPEPGLSPKTLDRIAAIDGVETVTGRVDGFAGVADPDGKLIGNGWSNTGTNFSPAGNGKDAAYDFTDGAGPTEAAQIALDKSTASRGEYKVGDRVRVATSGPVKEYTLSGVFTTEDGAVNAGGSLVLFETAVAQKLYLEPGFFRDATVTASPGASEKEILGKVEPMLPEDADAQTGAQLADEQAEQIESQLSGINQMLLAFAAIALFVGIFLISNTFTMLVAQRTKELALLRAVGASRRQVKRSVMAEALVVGVVASAIGFVLGIGLAVGLRSAMGSFGAKVPAGPLVISPVAVAAAFGVGVVITLIAAWLPSRRAAKIPPVAAMSSVHAVATMKSLVLRNSIGAVLTLIGAAGIIAGAGVGKDGKLLIGAGAFFALVGIIVLIPLLSRPVIALVQPLLKGLFGVAGKLAGLNSVRNPRRTGATASALAIGLTLVTGLTTVGVTLGQAIDKMTTDNIKADYMVTMASGRGLDESAVTALEKAPGVSAVSPQRASYLLIDDKDTSASGVTPGDITKVLALKTETGSLDTLSGDAIAVDSKTAKSRGWKTGDTVTVEYQDDKKARLKIGATYEQNEFTSPVLISTDLLGPHEVRPHTPEVYVTMDGGMSEANEQALVDALGDNPAISVNDRQDIRNMFGGMINTALNIMYGLLAMALIIAVLGVVNTLAMSVFERQQEIGMLRAIGLDRRRVKRMIRLEAVVISVFGAVIGVGLGTFLAWAIGETIRSSIPGYALVLPWERIGIFLVLAGLVGVLAALWPARSAAKLNMLTAIKTE